From the Lysobacter sp. FW306-1B-D06B genome, one window contains:
- the gshB gene encoding glutathione synthase, with the protein MPLDIVVVMDPIGSIKIAKDSTFAMLLEAQRRGHRLHYVRPGGLSVRDGRAEAIVAPLRVRDDKSGWFELGEFATLHFGPGQVVLMRKDPPVDSEYIHDTQVLGLAQQAGALVVNDPQGLRDYNEKLAALLFPQCCPPTLVSRDAAALKAFVGEHGEAVLKPLDGMGGRSIFRARAGEANLNVILETLTQGGHSLAMAQRYLPQISEGDKRILLVDGEPIDYCLARIPQGDEFRGNLAAGGRGEGRPLSDRDRWIAAQVGPEMKRRGMVFVGLDVIGDYLTEVNVTSPTCIRELDAQFGINIASVLFDAIESRVATQPAARTA; encoded by the coding sequence ATGCCGCTCGACATCGTCGTCGTGATGGACCCCATCGGGTCGATCAAGATCGCCAAGGACTCGACCTTCGCCATGCTCCTGGAGGCGCAGCGCCGCGGCCATCGGCTGCATTACGTGCGCCCCGGCGGGCTGTCCGTGCGCGACGGCCGGGCCGAGGCAATCGTCGCCCCGCTGCGCGTGCGCGACGACAAGAGCGGGTGGTTCGAGCTGGGCGAGTTCGCCACGCTGCACTTCGGCCCGGGCCAGGTCGTGCTGATGCGCAAGGACCCGCCGGTCGACAGCGAGTACATCCACGACACGCAGGTGCTGGGCCTGGCGCAACAGGCCGGCGCGCTTGTCGTCAACGATCCACAGGGGCTGCGCGACTACAACGAGAAGCTCGCCGCGCTGCTGTTCCCGCAGTGCTGCCCGCCGACGCTGGTGAGTCGCGACGCGGCCGCGCTGAAGGCCTTCGTCGGCGAGCACGGCGAGGCGGTGCTCAAGCCGCTGGACGGCATGGGCGGTCGCTCGATCTTCCGCGCGCGCGCAGGCGAAGCGAACCTCAACGTGATACTGGAAACGCTGACGCAGGGCGGCCACAGCCTGGCGATGGCGCAGCGTTATCTGCCGCAGATCAGCGAAGGCGACAAGCGCATCCTGCTGGTCGACGGCGAGCCGATCGACTACTGCCTGGCGCGCATTCCGCAGGGCGACGAATTCCGCGGCAATCTCGCCGCCGGTGGTCGCGGCGAAGGCCGTCCGCTGAGCGATCGCGATCGCTGGATCGCAGCGCAGGTGGGCCCGGAAATGAAGCGTCGCGGCATGGTGTTCGTCGGCCTGGACGTGATCGGCGACTACCTCACCGAAGTCAACGTCACCAGTCCGACCTGCATCCGCGAACTCGATGCGCAGTTCGGCATCAACATCGCGTCGGTGCTGTTCGATGCGATCGAGTCGCGCGTGGCCACGCAACCGGCGGCACGCACCGCATGA
- the pilG gene encoding twitching motility response regulator PilG, producing the protein MLDEVRNGSLGGLKVMVIDDSKTIRRTAETLLKREGCEVVTATDGFEALAKIADQQPQIIFVDIMMPRLDGYQTCALIKNNHLFKGTPVIMLSSKDGLFDKARGRIVGSEQYLTKPFTREELLDAIRTHVNA; encoded by the coding sequence ATGCTAGACGAGGTCCGCAACGGCAGCCTCGGCGGTTTGAAGGTCATGGTGATCGATGATTCCAAGACCATCCGCCGAACCGCCGAGACGTTGCTCAAGCGCGAGGGCTGCGAGGTGGTTACCGCCACCGACGGCTTCGAGGCGCTGGCGAAGATCGCCGATCAACAGCCGCAGATCATCTTCGTGGACATCATGATGCCGCGGCTGGATGGCTATCAAACCTGCGCGCTGATCAAGAACAATCATCTGTTCAAGGGCACGCCGGTCATCATGCTGTCCTCCAAGGACGGCCTGTTCGACAAGGCGCGCGGACGTATCGTCGGCTCCGAGCAGTACCTCACCAAACCATTCACACGCGAAGAACTGCTCGACGCGATCCGCACGCACGTAAACGCCTGA
- a CDS encoding response regulator has product MARILLIEDSPTDTAVLTQLLERNGHQVLASGNAEDGIETCKREKPDLVMMDVVLPGMNGFQATRALSRDADTSTIPVLIVSTKGMDTDKAWGMRQGARDYIVKPPREDELIARINALLGA; this is encoded by the coding sequence ATGGCACGTATTCTTCTGATCGAGGACTCGCCGACCGACACGGCCGTCCTGACCCAGCTCCTCGAGCGCAATGGCCACCAGGTGCTGGCCTCCGGCAACGCCGAGGATGGCATCGAGACCTGCAAGCGCGAGAAGCCCGACCTGGTGATGATGGACGTCGTGCTGCCCGGCATGAACGGCTTCCAGGCCACGCGCGCGCTGTCCCGCGACGCCGACACCAGCACCATCCCGGTGCTGATCGTCAGCACCAAGGGCATGGACACCGACAAGGCCTGGGGCATGCGCCAGGGCGCGCGCGACTACATCGTCAAGCCGCCGCGCGAGGACGAGCTGATCGCCCGCATCAACGCCCTGCTGGGCGCCTGA
- a CDS encoding chemotaxis protein CheW, which produces MQSPFDVLVDYERRSLAHVVGLPEQLDAPGLWRGVGYRIGARRLASGFGEVLEILPLPQVTHVPGAQPWLLGLANVRGNLLPIVDLKQFLEGERTVVHESQRILLVRQPGGDVAVLIDELYGQRSFHEQHRIELEPEAEGDDAIVALTQGRYAHFVERGYRLDAHTWGIFSLDKLARTPEFRQAASEMPHRISNVSEVQP; this is translated from the coding sequence TTGCAGTCGCCCTTCGACGTGCTGGTGGACTACGAGCGCCGCAGCTTGGCGCACGTGGTCGGCCTGCCCGAGCAGCTGGACGCTCCGGGCCTGTGGCGCGGCGTGGGTTACCGCATCGGTGCCCGCCGTCTCGCCTCCGGTTTCGGCGAGGTCCTGGAAATCCTGCCGCTGCCGCAGGTCACCCATGTCCCGGGCGCGCAGCCCTGGCTGCTGGGCCTGGCCAACGTGCGCGGCAACCTCCTTCCGATCGTGGACCTCAAGCAGTTTCTGGAAGGCGAGCGCACGGTCGTGCACGAAAGCCAGCGCATCCTCCTCGTCCGCCAGCCCGGCGGCGACGTGGCCGTGCTGATCGACGAGCTCTACGGCCAGCGCAGCTTCCACGAGCAACACCGCATCGAACTTGAGCCCGAAGCCGAAGGCGACGACGCGATCGTCGCGCTGACGCAGGGCCGTTACGCGCACTTCGTCGAACGCGGTTACCGCCTCGACGCGCACACGTGGGGCATCTTCAGCTTGGACAAGCTGGCCCGCACGCCCGAATTCCGTCAGGCGGCATCCGAAATGCCGCATCGCATCAGCAACGTTTCCGAGGTTCAACCATGA